A single window of uncultured Methanospirillum sp. DNA harbors:
- a CDS encoding ABC transporter substrate-binding protein, with product MLFLLLTFAVCCTAAEEKTLRIATVNEIKSPSFIGDYSTGLFNHISNPPLMQMDSSGKIIGLLADSFDVSSDNTKWTFTLKPNQFWSDGKPVTGEDVAFSINMYGKSVPNAGWIGETLKDTQVDGNKVTFTFNKPYTNLDREFTSYSIMPKHVWEKIDNPINFTSEGPYVGCGPFFVDSIDLNAGKLIFKKNPSWKGNAPYYDLVEISWFKNADAAAKALESGAMDTYWKYADAYPYSAIDSLKSTGKFDVLETPTSGMTFIGFNLKKQPMDDINFRKAVAESINYPEYVEVSTLGHGSIPNSGFVPPAMDGYIDTKAMQYSPDDAKKTLEEAGYKDSDGNGIVEGSDGKDIVLDLLIRNSFSREAELLKEYLKAAGIGAEIRSVEDNTWFDLKDNYNYDITLTRTTPWGMLMHAGWATGYFDSRRTGQGVLHTLDDKKFLDLCDSILATTDKSKLKGYAEEVQNYYAENLPGIPLFWKNDVTPYNKAITGWYSSPLYGIMNEFTFTGVKPVA from the coding sequence GTGTTATTTTTGCTATTAACATTTGCAGTATGCTGCACAGCAGCTGAAGAAAAAACACTTCGAATTGCTACCGTAAATGAGATCAAATCGCCGTCGTTTATTGGTGATTATTCCACCGGTCTCTTTAACCATATCTCCAACCCTCCGCTCATGCAGATGGACAGCAGCGGAAAAATTATTGGTCTTTTAGCAGATTCATTTGATGTATCGTCAGATAACACAAAATGGACGTTCACTCTGAAACCTAATCAGTTTTGGAGTGATGGAAAACCGGTGACAGGTGAAGATGTCGCATTTTCAATAAATATGTACGGGAAGAGTGTTCCAAACGCCGGATGGATTGGAGAAACGCTCAAAGATACACAAGTTGATGGCAATAAGGTCACGTTTACTTTTAATAAGCCCTACACAAACCTGGATCGGGAGTTTACATCCTATTCGATTATGCCAAAGCATGTCTGGGAAAAGATTGACAATCCGATTAATTTTACCAGTGAAGGACCCTATGTCGGATGCGGACCGTTTTTTGTTGATTCGATAGACCTTAATGCCGGAAAATTGATCTTCAAGAAGAACCCAAGCTGGAAAGGGAATGCTCCGTATTATGACCTGGTAGAGATAAGTTGGTTCAAGAATGCAGATGCTGCAGCAAAGGCTCTCGAATCAGGAGCCATGGATACCTACTGGAAGTATGCCGATGCATACCCGTATTCTGCTATAGATTCACTCAAATCGACAGGGAAATTTGATGTCCTGGAGACTCCGACAAGTGGAATGACATTCATTGGTTTTAATCTGAAAAAACAGCCAATGGATGATATCAACTTCAGAAAAGCGGTTGCAGAATCGATAAATTATCCGGAATATGTAGAAGTGTCCACTCTTGGTCATGGGAGTATTCCAAACAGTGGATTCGTTCCTCCAGCTATGGACGGATATATTGATACAAAAGCCATGCAGTATAGTCCGGATGATGCCAAGAAAACTCTTGAAGAGGCAGGATATAAAGATTCAGACGGGAATGGAATTGTAGAAGGATCTGATGGGAAAGATATCGTCCTTGATCTTCTGATCCGAAACAGTTTCTCCCGTGAGGCTGAACTTCTTAAAGAGTATCTCAAGGCAGCAGGAATAGGGGCTGAAATTCGTTCGGTTGAAGACAACACGTGGTTTGATCTGAAAGATAATTACAACTATGATATCACCCTCACCCGTACCACTCCCTGGGGTATGCTTATGCATGCAGGATGGGCAACCGGGTACTTTGATAGTAGAAGGACAGGACAGGGTGTTCTTCATACACTTGACGATAAAAAGTTCTTAGACCTTTGTGACAGCATTCTGGCCACAACCGATAAGTCAAAACTAAAAGGGTATGCAGAAGAAGTCCAGAATTATTACGCAGAGAACCTGCCAGGTATTCCATTATTCTGGAAGAATGATGT